The following proteins are encoded in a genomic region of Bufo bufo chromosome 11, aBufBuf1.1, whole genome shotgun sequence:
- the LOC120982114 gene encoding fibrinogen-like protein 1, with protein MNLVYIIIFGFILILPEKTLLQVNGAVEKPARDCSDIWQRNKHFPSGVYTVKPVGAKTFFKVYCKISKVGGWTLIQKHNGEDGLSFEKSWLEYENGFGNLTGEHWLGLEKMHLLTYQKGRKCKLRISLGDFAGNKGYAEYNPFRIGDAKTFYRLSAGNYSGSAGDAFAGNKEIEGDNQRCSRFSTEDNPNDNCWPMCINGGIMFLSCSRQQQAGWWFNACGSANLNGIWREPPNYQNWASSVSWPTWRSDQSLKFSEMYLIHE; from the exons ATGAACTTAGTCTATATTATAATCTTTGGCTTCATCCTGATTTTGCCTGAGAAAACATTATTACAG GTGAATGGGGCAGTGGAAAAGCCAG CACGGGATTGCTCAGATATCTGGCAAAGGAACAAACATTTCCCCAGTGGTGTATACACCGTAAAACCAGTGGGTGCCAAAACTTTTTTTAAG GTGTACTGTAAAATATCCAAGGTTGGGGGCTGGACTTTAATACAAAAACACAATGGAGAGGATGGCCTATCCTTTGAAAAGTCGTGGCTTGAATATGAAAATGGGTTTGGAAATCTCACAG GGGAGCACTGGCTTGGACTTGAGAAAATGCATTTGCTGACGTACCAGAAAGGCAGGAAATGTAAGCTGCGAATCAGTCTTGGGGACTTTGCTGGTAACAAAGGCTATGCAGAGTACAACCCTTTCCGTATCGGGGATGCAAAAACCTTTTACAGACTCTCAGCAGGGAATTACTCGGGGTCAGCAG GAGATGCCTTTGCAGGCAATAAGGAAATCGAAGGGGACAACCAGCGCTGTAGCCGTTTCAGCACGGAGGACAATCCCAATGACAACTGCTGGCCAATGTGTATAAATGGGGGGATCATGTTCCTCAGCTGCAGTAGGCAACAACAAGCCGGTTGGTGGTTTAACGCCTGTGGATCGGCAAACCTGAATGGTATATGGCGGGAGCCACCAAATTATCAAAACTGGGCCTCATCGGTGTCTTGGCCCACATGGAGATCTGACCAGTCACTGAAATTTAGTGAAATGTATCTAATACATGAATAG